A segment of the Fibrobacter succinogenes subsp. succinogenes S85 genome:
TTCAGTCGACACAGAACTCTGGTTTTCCGCCGTAGAGCCTTGATTGTCTGAAGATATTTCCGGATTAGAGACCTCCGTAGTTTCACCGGCAGAATCTGATTCAGCAGCATTCGGGGCAACAACACCCGTAGAATCTACGCTACTATCACCACAGGCGCAAAGCGTTAGAGCTGCGCACCAAACGATGTTTGATAATTTCAATGTTTTCATATATCACCCCATTTTTTCTATAAAAGTAGCTCCGGCACAGTCGTAAAAAAAGTGATACAAGCATATTTTTGAAATACGCGCAATTTTCTTTTGGGACGAAAAGTTCCATACGGAACAAAAAACCCCAACAACAATTACTCCAACTAAGACCAACTTTCTTTTGAACATGCCTTAAATTTTTCTACAATTGGCGTAGAGGAATTATGAGCGAAGATATTTTGCAAAAAATCGTGCGGATGCGCCGCGAAGACATCGATAGACTTGGACTGAATTTCAACATTGATATTCCCGAGGCGCGTCGCGTTGGTCATACTGAATTTTTGGGTAATGCAGGAGCCATCCTTGAGGTCAAGAGGGCTTCGCCATCCAAGGGAGACATCGCGCCGAACTTGAATCCGGTGGAACTCGCCACGACTTACGCCGAAGCACACGCTCAAGCCGTTTCCGTGCTGACCGAAATGAACTTTTTCAAGGGTTCGCTCCGCGACCTGATTGCCGTTGCAGACTTGATGGAACGCCGCCGTCAGCAGGGCTTGCACACTTGCGCTGTTCTCCGCAAAGATTTCCTTTTATTCGAAGACGAAATTGACATTGCATACCGCTGTGGCGCCGATGCCGTATTACTCATCGCCCGCATCCTCGACGACGCCCAACTCGTAAAGATGGCTCAGCGCGCGCAGAAGTTCGGCATTCAGGCATTCGTTGAAGTCCGCGAAGCTGACGATTTCCGCAAGCTTGCCGTTGTGACAGCCGCTCTCGGTGATGCAGCCGCCAAGACGATTGTCGCAGGCGTCAATTCCCGCGATCTCGCCACATTCCACACGGACCCGCTGATTCCCGCAAGCGTCCGCAGCAAGCTCCCCGCCAAAGCCGTTTTTGAATCGGGCATTCTGAGCGCCGCCGATGCGACATACGCCCGCAATCTCGGATTCACGGGCATTCTCGTCGGAGAAGCCGTAGCCAAGAATCCCCCGCTCGCCAAAGACGTTGTGAGCGCATTCGAAAGCGGATGCGAAAACGCCCGCGGTCTGTTCTGGAAGAAATTCGCCGAACGCAAGTTTGCCAATAACGAGACTCGCGCAGCCTCATCACAAGATGCGCGCCGCCCGCTCGTGAAAATCTGCGGCATCACCCGCGAAGAAGACGGTCTCCTCGCCGCCGAACTCGGCGCCGACATGCTCGGATTCGTGTTCAGCACCACCAAGAGACTCACCACCGAAGAATTCGTGCGCAGTTTCAAGACTAGATTGCTTCGCTCCGCTTGCAATGACGTAGCTCCGCTTCTCGTTGGCGTGATTACCGACCCGAATTCCGTCGAAGGCAAAACCGCCATCAAGCTCGCCCAAGAAGGCGTGCTCGACGCCGTACAGTTCCACGGCGTTAATCCGCACAATTCCGACGCACTCGCGGAATCTTGCAGCGCAGCCCTCCCCTACTACTGCGCAGCACGCGTAGGCGCCCCCGAAGACTTCGATTACATCGCAAGTCTCCGCAAGAACGGCGAGCCCCGCATTTTGCTGGACGCCAAGGTCGAAGGCATCCCCGGCGGCACCGGCAAGACCATCCCCGAATCGCTCCTCCGCGAAAAAGCAAACGGAGCCCCGCTTTGGCTCGCCGGCGGCATCACCCCTGAAAACGTCGCCACCATCTGCGAAAAGTTCCACCCCGAACTCATTGACATATCTAGCGGCATCGAAGACGCCCCCGGCATCAAGAATCACGACAAGATGAAAGCGCTGTTTGCGGAATTCGCCGCAAAATAACTTTCAAGAAATTGCGATTACAAGTAAAGCCTATCCTCCGAGATAGGCTTTTTCAATACCGCACCAAAATCGTACCAAAAATTTACAAAAAAGTTATCGTAACCTATTGACAATCAACGACTTACATTATATATTGATATACGTAAAGGTGAAATCGGTAATCCACTCAGACCGCTTGCGGGAGGGGTTCCCGTAAAACGGAACGGATTTGCTGGTTTCATCAAGTGTTTGATTCAATGGCTTCCGGAATGTGCCGGAAGCCTATTTTTTTGCATTTTCATTTTGCAGCGCCTCTGCAACCGCAAAAAAAAATAAAAATTTACAAAATCCCGCAAAAAGCGAAAAAAGCTATTTTCTGCGGCATGAACAAACAAACTCTTTTTAACAACATTTTTTCCATTTGCCTCTCAAGCGCTCTTTTCTGCGCTTGCGGCGACAGCACTTCTTCCGACTCCAACAACGAAGGAGAAGAATTCAAAAACACCATCAACGCCTTGGATTGGGGTTCCGACACCACATTCGTCATCGGGCACAAGACTCCTGATGTCGATGCCGTCACTTCGGCTATGAGTTACGCAGCACTCATGCGAGCTTTGGGGCACAACGCCGTAGCCAAAATCATAAGTCCAATCAATCGCGAAACGGCTTACATCGCCGAAAAATTCGGCTTCAAAGTTCCCGAGGAAATGAAATCCGTAGAAGCAGGTACGCGTCTCATCCTCACCGACCACGCCGAATCCGCGCAGTCCGTCGAAGGAGTCAAAGAGGCTAAGATTCTCCAGATTATCGACCACCACATTCCTGGCGACCTTGACGAAAAAGTCACCTCCGACACTTACGTGAACCGTCAAATTATCGGATCCACCTGCACCATCATTTGGGACCTCTACAAGAAGGCCGACGTCAAAATTGATAACGACATGGCCAAGATTCTTTTGGCGGGCATTCTTTCTGACACGCGCAACTTGACCAAAGTCGCATCCTCGGCTTTAGATTCGTCTGCATGGAAAAGCCTTATCGAACAGCTCAAGATTTCCCCCGATAGCGTCGCCAAGCTCTCCCGCGAAATGGACGATGCGTCGCACGATTACTACGGCATGACGGACAAGGAAATTTTCCTCTCCGACTACAAGGATTACGAAATCGAAGGCGTCAAAATTGGAATCGCAAGCAACGACTGGTATGTTGATTCGACCAAGAGCGACTTCTTTAAACGTCTCGCCGCCGTGATGCCCGAAATTGCCAAAGAAAAGAAGCGCGACATTCTCTTTGCCAAGGTTGACGGACACGACCCGAATCCAGATCCGGAAACCGCCGCCGAAACACCGTTCATCGAATCGGGTTCCTACACCATCATCTACGCTTCAGATGATTACGAAGCCACGGCTAAAGAAATCGCCGAAAGTGCATTTGGAGAACTTTTCAGCGAAGGCGTTTACTTCTCCGCCGAAAAGATCAGCCGCAAGTCGCTGATGGTCCCAAAAATCACGGAATACCTCGAAGGCAAGAAAAAATAGAGCCAACCCTTACCTCAAAAAATTCAACACTATAGCAAAATGGCTTCCGGGATTTGCCGGAAGCCTAATTTTTTTGTATCGAACAGAGCTTTTAATCTGAAACAAGAATTATCGTTGTAATCAAACACCCCTCAAACTACTTATAACTTATCGTCACAGCCCATTCAAGTTTTAAGTCTGTAGCCTTGCTATCACTCTGCAAAATAGGAACATCTACCTTATCACCCGCATCATGAATGATATAGCAATAGTTTGAAGAATGTAAAACATTCGATTCAATTACGTTATATTCATAAACGACAGGACAAACATAGATTACATTTACACCACCGGAAAATTTCTTGGTAAAATATTCATGTCCGGTCCACTTGCCAACGTTATCACCAGGATTAAAGACATTTGTCTTTACCGAATCAATCAAAGAATCATCAGAATATGTTTTAATGACAAAAGAAATCCGCGGATCACCGTCCGTATAGTTTTCCTTATGACTATTCTGTTTTTCCCAGTTGTCCGAAACCTGCTTGAACAAAGTCAAATCAATTTCTACAAAAAATTCTTTATACAGGAACGTTTCCCTTTCTGCATTATATTCAGACCGTACGCTGCTAGAGCTGTAGTAAATTTTTTCATCAAGAACAGAACTACTAGAAACCTTAGCAACACTATTAGACGACTTTACATTATTCGGTTTTACCCAAGTATAATCACCATTTTTATAAGAACACGTATAGAATTCGCCCTCATCTGATACAAAAATCTTTTCGGATTCATTATCATAAGAGCATTTCCCGAGTTCAAAAGTAGTCTTGACGCTTGTCCGCTGAACACTGGAGCTACTTTTTTGCATGCTCGAACTACTTTCCTTTTCG
Coding sequences within it:
- a CDS encoding DHH family phosphoesterase gives rise to the protein MNKQTLFNNIFSICLSSALFCACGDSTSSDSNNEGEEFKNTINALDWGSDTTFVIGHKTPDVDAVTSAMSYAALMRALGHNAVAKIISPINRETAYIAEKFGFKVPEEMKSVEAGTRLILTDHAESAQSVEGVKEAKILQIIDHHIPGDLDEKVTSDTYVNRQIIGSTCTIIWDLYKKADVKIDNDMAKILLAGILSDTRNLTKVASSALDSSAWKSLIEQLKISPDSVAKLSREMDDASHDYYGMTDKEIFLSDYKDYEIEGVKIGIASNDWYVDSTKSDFFKRLAAVMPEIAKEKKRDILFAKVDGHDPNPDPETAAETPFIESGSYTIIYASDDYEATAKEIAESAFGELFSEGVYFSAEKISRKSLMVPKITEYLEGKKK
- a CDS encoding bifunctional indole-3-glycerol phosphate synthase/phosphoribosylanthranilate isomerase; the protein is MSEDILQKIVRMRREDIDRLGLNFNIDIPEARRVGHTEFLGNAGAILEVKRASPSKGDIAPNLNPVELATTYAEAHAQAVSVLTEMNFFKGSLRDLIAVADLMERRRQQGLHTCAVLRKDFLLFEDEIDIAYRCGADAVLLIARILDDAQLVKMAQRAQKFGIQAFVEVREADDFRKLAVVTAALGDAAAKTIVAGVNSRDLATFHTDPLIPASVRSKLPAKAVFESGILSAADATYARNLGFTGILVGEAVAKNPPLAKDVVSAFESGCENARGLFWKKFAERKFANNETRAASSQDARRPLVKICGITREEDGLLAAELGADMLGFVFSTTKRLTTEEFVRSFKTRLLRSACNDVAPLLVGVITDPNSVEGKTAIKLAQEGVLDAVQFHGVNPHNSDALAESCSAALPYYCAARVGAPEDFDYIASLRKNGEPRILLDAKVEGIPGGTGKTIPESLLREKANGAPLWLAGGITPENVATICEKFHPELIDISSGIEDAPGIKNHDKMKALFAEFAAK